The DNA sequence TGATCTCAATAGGGGAGGGTGGGGCAAAGTGAGCaccctgaaattttttatgaacaaggctcataaaaatactctATTTGTTATTTCACTAAATctaaaactaatttaattattttttgaataagtctTAGTAGCATTTGCTGCGTTTGTAAGAGGACAAAATAGCAACAACTATTTTtcaagtaagtaaataaaaaatttaaacttttaatttttaataactgttCATAATTGCCTGGATATccgctatttttaaaattatctaatcCACCGACTGTTGAAACAAAAGTAAAACTTCTGAAGTCATCATAaagtttattacaaaataaaaaggatGCTTTACTTGGGCgacattacaaaaaaaatctggaaaacGGTTGATCCTGCGGGCCAGCGTCAAAACTTCCCgattttttcgagctcttgAGCTTTTACTAAGGGTTTAAaaagagatttaaaaacgAGATCAATTATGTtcttaagacgcgttttcatttgtttctctattcgcactaaactggataaacggtactatctctgttgcacttgtacattaaataggaactttgtccaagcttttctcgtaaacaaatggaagttatcaaaaaattcaagtgcacttcgctagttcatagagtaaagcatcgggtctatatttttattttgcgtttagagcttttatttcagagaaaagctgggacaaaattatctgaaaaccgttcttaacACCCCCTTTGATAAATGTgagaatatatttttgcataatttttgataattattattgctaataTCGAAACTATAAATTcgaaataacaaattaataataattcattgatGTGTGATATAGCATTGTTTCCTGATGGAAAGACGTTGGTTTATAATTACAATGGTGATTTGAAAACTGGATTAGATAAACCTGCAACATTTGTACCACACTACTCAATAATAGGaaaatttcacatcacaaGTTACATCGGTGACCCAAATCTTAAAAATGCTTTCATTCTAACTCTTAAAAATGCTAAGATTGGTTTTCAAAATAGAGAAGTTACACATTTTGATCAGAACAAGTCCCATAAACCCGTTCCTGAAGCTGCTAAAGTAATTGAAGAACCATTTCTTGTTGATTTCAGTGAAACAGGCGaggtatatatacatttttataatatatttaaatgagtaaataagctaaaataaatatgacttaATACCTGTTTGATTTTTATCAGCTTGAAGGTATCAAGTTTTCTGAACATGAACCAGTTTGGTCTAAAAACATGAAAACTGCATGGGCTTTAATGTTTCAACTAAACATTGAAaagataacttttaaattaccgGCAACAAGTCAAAGCTTCGTTACTAAAGAGGTAAGTAGcgaatattaaaagtttgtaGTTAGAAGTaacagtttaaaattatatttctgtTTATTTCATAAGAAAATGATTAATGGTGAATGCAAAACTACTTACGACATTAATACCGAGTATCCTGATTTAAATGAAACCCTTACCTGGATTGTTACTAAATTTACATCTCCGACAGAATGTATCAACTACAAGCCCTATGTGTTAAATCATGTTGACATAAGGATTTGTGCAGTACCAGAAGAAGtataaaacgaaaataatatttaacagaattttcagaaataaaaatactgcATTAATATTTTAGGAAATGGTAAACGCGGCcagtaaaaaagtttatgaaattcaacaagagaaaaataaaaatttagtactTCGAAAACTCAGTGCTTATGGAGAAGTTAATTTCTATCCTTTCTATAACAGATCAAATGCTTATAATATTTGGGACAAGTAAGTTattacacttaaaaaattttggagtgaattcggaATGATTATGGACTtaatttaaatccgcattcactccaattcggacttttaatattgaaataaactccccttcggCGAGAGTTTTACTCTGAGAGGATcgaataaacagtcatccgctcCGCATACACTCCGAATTTAATCCGAGTTCActccacaattttttttatagtgtatgTACATTGGAAGACATagcattataaaataattttctaatcattATGTAGAGCGActtttattttggaaaatgtCATATCGTCAGAATTTACGTGGCCAGAGTTTGATTTCACCAATGTATCGCTGATAACTGACTTTTGGCTATTGCCAAAAACATATCAGACAGAAAATACAGTTTTCGATGTTACTAATGGGCGCCGCGTTGTCGATCAGAAGGCTTTGATGACAGaagtacaaaaattattgaacgaCGCTGCAAATTATCTCCAAGAAAATCATATTGAAGCTGAAAATACCAACTGGCAACATAGTAatattatcaagaacattTTCGAAGCTATGAAATACTTCAAAGTTTCATCTTTTCAACTAGTCTTCTCTGAAATAAAGAATACAACAACTAGTCATAAAACCATTGTCAGGTAAATATTTTCCTTTGTGATAGTCTAATTACCGATAATacgttttttattcatttattcattgttttcttttgtttCCAATTTTAAGGAGCCTGTTTTTAGGTATTTTACCTCAACTAGGAACTACGGCAGCAAATATCTTTCTAGTTAACACGATAGCAAAGAGAAAAGTAACTGATTTCGAGGCGATAGAAATATTCGCAAAGCTCCCTTTTAACGTACGAACGCCAACCGAAAATCGTTTGTCTAAGTGGCAGCGTTTCATCATTTTCACTAAAGCTTTGTCTCCACAAGTTCATAAAGCAAGCATTCTCGCCTTCGGTACTATGGTGTACAGAACATTCCAATATACAACTGAAGACATTGAAGAGCTTGAAagatatttgaatttcttctATGATCGCGTTATTAGTATgctaactatttatttaaatcatttcatcCAATGAATGATTATCGATCATATTTAATACTTCTTTTCTCCTATATATTAACAGATGAACCAACTTACGAGATGAAGGTTGTTTGGCTCGGAGTTATCCACAATGTTCAAGTgggaaatatttataaactccTATCACCAATTATTCGCGGCGAAATTAGCGTATCTGAACGTCCAGATTACATCCGTTTGCTATCAATAGGAGCAATGTTAAGATCTCTTTATTCAAATTACGATCACACTATTGATCTTCTCTGGCCTATAATGACTGACCGCACTCTTCCTCTGAAACTACGTCTTGGAGCATACAATATTCTTCTTCAACAATCACGTACAATGACTGATTTCCTGCGAATCCACTGGTTCATGATCACCGAAACTAATCAACATCTTTACAATTTCCATCTAACGACCATTAGGGGTTTTGCAAATTCTGCCGGTCCTTGTAGCTCTAAAATGCGAGAATTTgcaaggaaaattttatttttaacacctGTTCAACCAGCTGTTCCTCAATCTCTTTCAGCTTTGTACGAAGTTGATACGATAAATTATGATGGCAATGGCTTGCAATTGAAAATTACTGTAGTCAATAATGAATTGACTGGTTTGCctgaaataatttacttgCAACAATTTGATCTGGAAGGTTTTAAAGTCACAAATTATTGGGCTGTgagttaacattttttaattattaataatccgctaataatctaataatatttttaaaatttattcctagCTTTACTTACAATTTGAAGGCATTACCAATACTTTGATGTCGAAAAACGACTTTCAGAAACTCATCGCCGGACCTACTACTGAGACATTTATTTTCGATTTCATAAAAGAATTCGTAACTTTCACATCATTGACTGAACAATTCTTTTTAGACTT is a window from the Microplitis demolitor isolate Queensland-Clemson2020A chromosome 4, iyMicDemo2.1a, whole genome shotgun sequence genome containing:
- the LOC103568359 gene encoding uncharacterized protein LOC103568359, giving the protein MTRGEVLIAILVAFAAFVRGQNSNNYFSTLFPDGKTLVYNYNGDLKTGLDKPATFVPHYSIIGKFHITSYIGDPNLKNAFILTLKNAKIGFQNREVTHFDQNKSHKPVPEAAKVIEEPFLVDFSETGELEGIKFSEHEPVWSKNMKTAWALMFQLNIEKITFKLPATSQSFVTKEKMINGECKTTYDINTEYPDLNETLTWIVTKFTSPTECINYKPYVLNHVDIRICAVPEEEMVNAASKKVYEIQQEKNKNLVLRKLSAYGEVNFYPFYNRSNAYNIWDKATFILENVISSEFTWPEFDFTNVSLITDFWLLPKTYQTENTVFDVTNGRRVVDQKALMTEVQKLLNDAANYLQENHIEAENTNWQHSNIIKNIFEAMKYFKVSSFQLVFSEIKNTTTSHKTIVRSLFLGILPQLGTTAANIFLVNTIAKRKVTDFEAIEIFAKLPFNVRTPTENRLSKWQRFIIFTKALSPQVHKASILAFGTMVYRTFQYTTEDIEELERYLNFFYDRVINEPTYEMKVVWLGVIHNVQVGNIYKLLSPIIRGEISVSERPDYIRLLSIGAMLRSLYSNYDHTIDLLWPIMTDRTLPLKLRLGAYNILLQQSRTMTDFLRIHWFMITETNQHLYNFHLTTIRGFANSAGPCSSKMREFARKILFLTPVQPAVPQSLSALYEVDTINYDGNGLQLKITVVNNELTGLPEIIYLQQFDLEGFKVTNYWALYLQFEGITNTLMSKNDFQKLIAGPTTETFIFDFIKEFVTFTSLTEQFFLDFLLFYRDQIIMVENYNSQSFNNIYQDFMKVVRAYITPTNNQPLNLNNNFDSYHVYYQKVFEQHLISDMGMPIVLKAQSPTVYSQQIKNNNSINGNTTNSLVIDTKAWLFEEYSASVYNPIIDSWYSVKESSIIKANISLQVNSYSYCTLEFMRYTFPRFWNVQMTKNKSIVYNKSCILHKEKY